The Manis javanica isolate MJ-LG chromosome 13, MJ_LKY, whole genome shotgun sequence region TTTAACTTGACTATTCTACTTTGTGTCTACATTCAGATAGATGATGAGCTTGAAGATTGCTTTTCTGTGTTAAAGTTCATTGATGCTTTTGGTGTCAGTCTTTATTGTACATCTAACGTGCACACGCTGAGCACACACTAGATGCCAGGCAGCACATAAGTCCCTGCAAAAAGAATGGTGAGCAAAAACAGACTGAACCTCTGACTCACAAGTAAGAACTGAATCGCCCACAGGAGAGACACGTCAAGGGAAAGCCCAGGAGGCCCGGCCAGGTAGGCTGCTGCAGGGTCCCTGCCGGCCCCACACTCTGCTCGCGTCATGCCGGCGCCTCGGGTCCCTTCCATCACCGAACTCACCGACCCACAGGGCAGCTGCAAGTTCTGTGCCCTGAATAGTTGCCCTTTATATCCCTTGATGAACAATTTCCGACCCTGCCCCTCACAGCACAAGTATTCCCCTTTTACTGAAGAACTGTAAATACTTCTTATCTACCCACCTCTTCAGACTGAATTAGTCCTCAATGATATTGTCCACTTTAATTAATTGCATTCTGTGCACATTAATAACACTGGCCTTTTCCCATACTGCACagggtaaatattttcttcttaaactgGCCTTTTATTGCCCAAGGACTATTGATTCAACAGAAgctttgaatattttaatcaaattgatcagtcatattaaaaaataattaactccCCTGAATTTTCATAGTAACATCCCCACATGAGAGTAGGAACACATAAACACACTCCCACACATGCTCTGTATTTTACTTTAAtggttgtgtgtttttatttccaccTCTTATCTACATAGTCCATAGGCTTGCCTTCTCCTTGGAAGAACCCACCTGGCAGGAGGTACTGGGAGGGAGCTGTAGGGACCTTCACTGACTAGACGTGCTGCATGGTATTAAAAACAGGTAACACACCTGTTGGGCTCATAATGATCAGAATCCCCCCTTTGATGGGTGTCCCAGcttcaaggaaatatttttaagtaatagcCATATAATTCAGGTTTATTGTGATGTAGCTCACACTTATGAAATATACACTGAATGTCACAGGAACCATAATAGAAAAATTTCCTGCATCACCTCATTCAATTCAGTCTTACAATGTAGGGAATACTTACTCCTCCCATTGTAGAGGTGACATTTCTACACCTAAGTGGGAATAAATATCTTGGTCGAGGTCACACAGAAGGTACATTGCTGGCCCTAAATTCTATCCAAGAAGTCTGACTCAAGATCCCATTTTCTAAATGACAGCTCTGAACTGTACTTGGGAAGAGCTGTATATCAATAACAATTttcataaatggaataaattaacAATAACATAACGGTagttatttgttattatttttgaatcCTCACAAAGTACGTAATAGCAGACAAATAAAAGGGTAAGGCACTTGAGACCTAGCTGTCATGTAACATCTTCAGGAAGCATCCAGTCATGGAATACAGATTGTTTGAGAATCACTCCTCAGTAAGCATAAGAGAGTTGTTTAAGTGAAGGAAGTATGGAGATTATCAACGGACAGACATTAAATGCCTCCAGTTATTTTGGAAGGGCCATACCATAGACAAAATTGGCTTCATCGATAGCTTCAAATAGAATTACCGTTCTATTTGAACAACGCAATTttgtctacattttaaaaagctaagtagttctaacttaaaaataaaaacaggctaTCATTTGACTGAGTGAATCACTGGCAATTGGAACAACAGAGGGTGGAGGATGTCCATGTGCAGGTGGTGTCCTAGGCTGATGGTTTCCGAGGTGCCCAGGGGCTGTACACAGAATGttgtctttccctcctttcccagccGACACCCCACCCgcatggaagcaggaaacagcacagAAGTATcccagttcctcctcctgggcctctctgagtATCCTGAACTGCAGCCTGTCCTCTTTGGCCTCTTTTTGTCCATGTACCTGGTCACCATCatggggaacctgctcatcatcctggccGTCGGCTCCGACTCCCACCTCCACActcccatgtatttcttcctttcccacctgtcctgtgtggacatctgcttcacctccaccaccgtccccaagatgctggtgaacatccaaacacagagaaaagacatctCCTACGTAGGATGCCTCACTCAGGTATATTTCTTAATGGTTTTTGCCGGGCTAGAGGACTTCCTCCTAaccgtgatggcctatgaccggtatgtggccatctgccaccccctGCACTACACGGCCATCATGAACCCCCGGCTCTGTGGGCTCCTGGTCCTTGCGTGTTGGTTCAGCGTTTTCTGGGGCTCCCTGCTTcatattctactgatggtgcggCTGACCTTCTGTGTAGGCACTGAAATCCCGCACTTCTTCTGTGAGCTGGCTCAGGTTCTCAAGGCGGCCTGCTCTGACACCCTCATCAATGACATCGCCGTGTATGTGGCCACGGCTCTGCTGGTTGTGTTTCCTCTCACCGGAGTCGTGTTCTCTTACTCTCAGATCGTCTCCTCCATAGTGAGGATGGCCTCCACTGAGGGCAGGTGTAAAGCATTTTCCACCTGTGGGTCTCACCTGTCTGTGGTCTCCTTGTTCTATGTGACAAGCATGGGGGTCTACCTCAGCACTGCTGTGACCCATTCTCCCCAGAAGAGCTCCATTGCCTCAGTGATGTACACGGTGGtcacccccatgctgaaccccttcatctacagcatGCGGAACAGGGATGTGAAGGGGGCCCTGGGAAGGCTCCTCAGCTAAATAGCCTCTTGTAAAGATGGGTCATTGGCCTCAGAACTGAGCAGACACTTTGGGCCCCAGAGGCACAACAC contains the following coding sequences:
- the LOC140845873 gene encoding olfactory receptor 7D4-like, giving the protein MEAGNSTEVSQFLLLGLSEYPELQPVLFGLFLSMYLVTIMGNLLIILAVGSDSHLHTPMYFFLSHLSCVDICFTSTTVPKMLVNIQTQRKDISYVGCLTQVYFLMVFAGLEDFLLTVMAYDRYVAICHPLHYTAIMNPRLCGLLVLACWFSVFWGSLLHILLMVRLTFCVGTEIPHFFCELAQVLKAACSDTLINDIAVYVATALLVVFPLTGVVFSYSQIVSSIVRMASTEGRCKAFSTCGSHLSVVSLFYVTSMGVYLSTAVTHSPQKSSIASVMYTVVTPMLNPFIYSMRNRDVKGALGRLLS